A genomic region of Serratia fonticola contains the following coding sequences:
- a CDS encoding HutD family protein, whose product MNLIRFDFASLPSSPWRNGGGETREITCQPAGNTTFDWRASIATIAQDGPFSAFNDIDRSITLLEGDGVRLFSAGNIDHRLTNIGEPFAFSGDLALEATLLGGSSQDFNIMTRRGRYTAQVQSIVETTGLSLQHAGVLYVLRGEWQLPDGSRLAVREGCWWLPGDGPLRLIAQGNQAMALWADIVPVMAE is encoded by the coding sequence ATGAACCTTATCCGTTTTGACTTTGCCAGTCTACCGAGCAGCCCGTGGCGCAATGGCGGTGGTGAAACCCGTGAAATTACCTGCCAGCCGGCGGGGAATACGACGTTTGATTGGCGTGCCAGTATCGCGACTATTGCTCAAGATGGCCCGTTCTCTGCCTTTAACGATATCGATCGCTCTATCACGTTGCTGGAAGGGGATGGTGTACGCCTGTTCAGCGCTGGCAATATCGACCACAGGCTGACAAATATCGGCGAGCCGTTTGCCTTTTCAGGCGATCTGGCCTTGGAGGCAACATTATTGGGGGGCAGCAGTCAGGACTTCAATATCATGACACGCCGCGGCCGCTATACCGCACAGGTGCAGTCTATTGTTGAAACCACCGGGCTGTCGCTACAGCATGCCGGTGTGTTGTATGTGCTACGAGGGGAATGGCAGTTACCCGATGGCAGTCGGTTGGCGGTGCGCGAAGGGTGCTGGTGGCTGCCGGGTGATGGCCCGCTGCGGCTGATTGCACAAGGGAATCAGGCGATGGCGCTGTGGGCAGACATCGTGCCCGTCATGGCAGAGTAG
- the yniD gene encoding small membrane protein YniD, which produces MPTKRMRAKHWKMFVILVLICAALLLLRWAAMLFG; this is translated from the coding sequence TTGCCAACCAAGCGAATGCGTGCCAAACATTGGAAAATGTTTGTGATCCTGGTGCTGATCTGTGCGGCGCTGCTATTACTGCGTTGGGCCGCGATGCTGTTCGGTTAA
- a CDS encoding MFS transporter has translation MNRETKKYYVLLSGLLFFFFFTWSSSFSLISIWLNQKIGLKGAETGLIFSAISLVALCAQPLYGFVQDKLGLRKHLLQFLGVMLLLTGPFFIYIYAPLLATNLMLGALVGGLFIGATFFAGIGALESYTERVSRIVGFEFGRARMWGSLGWASATFFAGFIFNINPNINFWLASASAVLFLLLLSRVRELKPNAMAGLEYGKPESLKLGDALALLRLPGFWALVVFVLGISVYNVFDQQFSVYFASQFPTQQQGNEMYGFLNSLQVFLEAGGMFLAPLLVNRIGAKQGLLLAGSVMALRMFGSGLASGALMISAMKLLHAVELPILLIAIFKYIATRFDSRLSSTLYLVGFQFITQVMASFLSPLAGYGYDHIGFAQTYLLMGCAVACTTLISCFLLRGETPSQAPQFQPVIKSSESIQ, from the coding sequence ATGAACCGCGAAACCAAAAAATATTATGTGCTTCTAAGCGGCCTGCTGTTCTTTTTCTTCTTTACCTGGTCAAGCAGCTTTTCATTGATATCTATCTGGCTGAACCAAAAGATTGGCCTGAAAGGCGCGGAAACCGGCCTGATCTTTTCGGCCATCTCGCTGGTAGCACTTTGTGCTCAGCCGCTGTACGGCTTTGTGCAGGATAAATTAGGGCTACGCAAACACCTGCTGCAATTTCTTGGCGTGATGCTGCTACTGACCGGCCCGTTCTTCATCTACATCTATGCCCCGCTGCTGGCCACTAACCTGATGCTCGGCGCACTGGTTGGCGGCCTGTTTATTGGCGCCACTTTCTTTGCCGGTATCGGTGCCCTGGAGTCTTACACCGAACGCGTCAGCCGCATCGTAGGCTTCGAGTTTGGCCGTGCCCGTATGTGGGGCTCACTTGGCTGGGCGAGCGCCACCTTTTTTGCCGGGTTTATTTTTAACATCAATCCGAACATCAACTTCTGGTTGGCTTCCGCCTCAGCGGTGCTGTTCCTGTTGTTATTAAGCCGGGTTCGCGAACTCAAACCCAACGCGATGGCCGGGCTGGAATACGGCAAGCCGGAAAGCCTCAAGCTCGGAGATGCACTGGCCCTGTTGCGCCTGCCAGGCTTCTGGGCACTGGTCGTGTTTGTCCTTGGCATTAGCGTCTATAACGTGTTTGACCAGCAATTCTCCGTTTACTTTGCCTCGCAGTTCCCAACCCAGCAGCAAGGTAATGAGATGTACGGTTTTCTTAATTCGTTGCAAGTCTTCCTCGAGGCGGGTGGCATGTTCCTAGCCCCGTTGCTGGTTAACCGCATCGGTGCGAAACAGGGATTACTCCTGGCCGGCAGCGTGATGGCATTACGCATGTTCGGCTCTGGCCTGGCCAGCGGCGCGCTGATGATTTCAGCCATGAAACTGCTTCATGCCGTTGAGCTTCCCATTCTGTTAATCGCTATTTTCAAATATATCGCGACTCGTTTTGACAGCCGCTTATCCTCGACGCTGTACCTGGTGGGATTCCAATTCATTACTCAAGTCATGGCCAGCTTCCTTTCACCGCTGGCAGGTTACGGCTACGACCATATCGGTTTTGCACAAACCTATCTGCTGATGGGCTGCGCGGTCGCTTGTACCACCCTTATCTCTTGTTTCCTGCTTCGTGGGGAGACCCCATCTCAAGCACCACAATTTCAACCCGTAATAAAATCAAGTGAGTCAATTCAATGA
- a CDS encoding fimbria/pilus outer membrane usher protein — protein MKKGIKPSFWIATLMLFSGVARPASSSDGDVSSSLPPPPIAVTTEQPLTYQLELVINQYATGRVVPVTLRQGQFLVAADVLQQAGIRPEKLPSGEINLSVLPAVNVQYESESQRLRIDVPPEWLQPQLLSGEAAPVRYPAQSNSGALLNYDIYASRSDNAGNQLSVGNELRVFSPYGYLSNSGLLRQSSFADGPDGGSGYLRYDTTLGNFDEQHALSWRAGDLITNSLAWSNSVRLGGIQVARDFSLRPDIVTYPLPQFTGEAAVPTTVDLFINGNRSASTQVRPGPFTVSNMPFINGAGEATIVTQDAQGRQVSLTLPFYASSALLKPGLSDYSLAAGALRQDYGIKNFSYGEAVASGSYRYGVNDFLTLESHAEGASSLFLGGVGSVVKVGHYGVLNTSYSQSSSYGQSGQQVSWGYQYSYGAFSIGTQHTLRSSDFSNLALYDNAEHNPRNEEDADNIAPSFSLSRRSSQYSTSLSMNQFGNIGAAYIDITDQQDDRTRLVNLSWSKSLWYSSNLTLSASKNIGTEGWSSALSLTIPFGVYSSAGISTEHTAGGRTRQQVSYSQGIPSDGGLGWDLAYANQPGDDSYQQASVNWRNAVLQTKAGLYGSSNNYTQWADVSGSLVSMDGALFASNEISDAFVLVSTNHYPHVKVNYENQPIGETDSRGYLLIPRVTSYYPAKYEIDTLDLPADVAAIDTERRLSVQRKSGYLVTFPLREVRALTLVLRDAQGKPIPVSSQVQQQGHTLTYVGWDGMLYLEDATPGAQLSITTPEGQRCLVTLPSAPISGTTSSSPHPLLCQPAGA, from the coding sequence ATGAAGAAGGGGATAAAACCGTCATTCTGGATAGCGACACTGATGCTGTTCAGCGGCGTGGCCAGGCCTGCATCGTCCAGTGATGGGGACGTGTCCTCCTCATTGCCTCCTCCGCCTATTGCGGTTACTACGGAGCAGCCCCTCACGTATCAGTTGGAGCTGGTGATTAATCAGTATGCGACAGGGCGTGTCGTACCGGTAACGCTGCGGCAAGGCCAATTCTTGGTTGCTGCAGATGTTCTGCAGCAGGCTGGGATAAGGCCGGAAAAACTGCCCTCTGGCGAGATTAACCTCAGCGTTTTACCCGCGGTAAACGTTCAGTATGAAAGTGAGTCTCAGCGTTTACGGATCGACGTCCCGCCTGAATGGTTACAGCCGCAGTTATTGTCTGGCGAAGCGGCCCCGGTGCGTTATCCGGCTCAGAGTAACTCGGGCGCATTGCTGAACTACGATATCTACGCGTCGCGTTCTGATAATGCGGGTAACCAACTGTCCGTCGGGAATGAGCTGCGTGTGTTTAGCCCTTATGGTTACCTCTCCAATAGCGGCCTGTTGAGGCAGAGTTCATTTGCTGATGGACCGGATGGTGGGAGCGGTTACCTGCGTTACGATACCACACTGGGTAACTTTGATGAGCAGCATGCGCTGAGTTGGCGTGCGGGGGACCTCATCACCAATTCGTTAGCCTGGAGTAACAGCGTGCGGCTTGGCGGGATCCAGGTTGCTCGCGATTTCTCATTGCGGCCCGATATCGTCACCTATCCGTTACCCCAATTCACCGGGGAGGCGGCGGTGCCTACGACGGTCGATCTGTTTATCAACGGTAATCGCAGTGCCAGCACGCAAGTTCGACCAGGGCCTTTCACTGTCAGCAATATGCCGTTTATCAATGGGGCCGGAGAGGCGACTATCGTGACTCAGGATGCGCAGGGAAGGCAGGTATCACTGACGTTGCCCTTCTATGCCAGCAGTGCCTTGCTCAAGCCGGGACTCTCCGATTATTCGTTAGCGGCGGGAGCGTTACGCCAAGACTACGGTATTAAAAACTTCTCCTATGGTGAAGCAGTCGCCAGCGGTTCCTATCGCTATGGCGTCAATGACTTCCTCACGTTGGAGAGCCATGCAGAAGGTGCAAGCTCGCTGTTTTTAGGTGGCGTGGGCAGTGTCGTCAAAGTGGGGCATTATGGCGTGCTTAATACCTCCTATAGTCAGAGCAGCTCGTATGGACAGAGTGGGCAGCAAGTCAGTTGGGGCTATCAGTACAGCTACGGTGCATTCAGTATCGGCACTCAGCATACGCTGCGCAGCAGTGATTTCAGTAATCTTGCTTTGTACGATAACGCGGAACATAACCCGCGCAATGAGGAGGATGCCGACAACATTGCCCCCTCATTTTCTCTGAGCCGCCGCAGTTCACAATATTCCACCAGCCTGTCAATGAATCAGTTTGGGAACATTGGCGCCGCCTACATTGATATTACCGATCAGCAAGATGACCGTACCCGACTGGTCAATTTGTCCTGGAGCAAAAGCCTGTGGTACAGCAGCAATCTCACTCTGTCTGCCAGCAAGAATATCGGCACCGAGGGATGGTCCAGCGCGCTGTCGTTGACGATCCCGTTTGGGGTTTACTCCAGCGCCGGGATAAGTACTGAGCATACGGCAGGCGGCCGTACGCGTCAGCAGGTGAGTTACAGCCAGGGCATACCCAGTGACGGTGGGTTGGGATGGGATCTGGCCTATGCTAATCAGCCTGGTGATGACAGCTACCAGCAGGCGTCAGTTAACTGGCGTAACGCGGTATTGCAGACCAAGGCTGGCTTGTATGGCAGCAGCAATAATTATACCCAATGGGCGGACGTGAGTGGTTCGTTGGTGTCGATGGACGGGGCGCTGTTTGCCAGCAATGAGATTAGCGATGCGTTTGTGCTGGTCAGTACCAACCATTATCCCCATGTCAAAGTGAATTATGAAAATCAGCCTATCGGTGAAACCGACAGTCGGGGTTATCTGCTGATCCCGCGGGTCACTTCCTACTATCCTGCAAAGTATGAGATAGATACGCTTGACTTACCCGCCGACGTGGCGGCGATTGATACCGAACGACGTCTTTCCGTTCAGCGCAAGAGCGGCTATCTCGTGACGTTCCCGTTAAGAGAAGTACGGGCATTGACGCTGGTGCTGCGGGACGCACAAGGAAAACCGATCCCTGTTTCCAGTCAGGTACAGCAGCAGGGACACACCCTGACCTATGTGGGGTGGGATGGCATGCTTTATCTGGAGGATGCAACACCAGGAGCACAACTGAGTATTACCACGCCAGAAGGCCAACGTTGCCTGGTTACGCTACCATCAGCGCCGATTTCTGGTACCACTTCATCTTCTCCTCACCCGCTGCTTTGTCAGCCTGCCGGGGCATAA
- a CDS encoding glycoside hydrolase family 32 protein, with product MNNALARAEHAVEALRAQRQDDYYPRFHLAALAGWINDPNGLIYINGVYHAFYQHHPYDENWGPMHWAHATSKDLVHWQHQPIALAPGDEYDKDGCFSGCAVNDNGVLTLIYTGHVWLGKAGDDDQVCEVQCLATSHDGVNFVKQGPVLTPPAGIQHFRDPKVWHEAGEWWMVLGAKENGLGQVRLYRSPDLRNWQFERVVAAANSLAQGYMWECPDMFPLGEQHILLFSPQGLAAQGYRNRNRFQSGYLLGSWRPEDDFAIAQPFCELDAGHDFYAPQTFTAADGRRMLFAWMDMWESPMPSKAHGWAGALTLPRELTLSAQGKVLMNPARELTALRGEKQLFGATQCRNQRHLLGDNLQELTLTVDLAASDAERYGITIGQAARLYVDNQSHRLVLERFSPDPALCSYRSVPLPEGNVLTLHIFVDRSSLEVFANQGEACLTSRIYPQQGDSNVGLFAEAGCAQFGQIEAWTLNAICQ from the coding sequence ATGAACAATGCCTTAGCTCGAGCCGAACATGCTGTTGAAGCTCTGCGCGCACAGCGTCAGGATGATTATTACCCACGTTTCCATCTGGCCGCACTTGCGGGCTGGATCAACGATCCTAACGGTCTGATCTACATTAACGGGGTTTATCACGCGTTTTATCAGCATCACCCTTACGATGAAAATTGGGGCCCGATGCATTGGGCCCACGCGACCAGTAAAGATCTTGTGCACTGGCAGCACCAGCCTATCGCCCTGGCGCCGGGCGATGAGTATGACAAAGACGGCTGTTTCTCCGGTTGCGCGGTGAATGATAACGGCGTCCTGACGCTGATTTATACCGGCCACGTCTGGTTGGGTAAAGCGGGAGACGATGACCAGGTCTGTGAAGTGCAATGTCTGGCGACCAGCCACGACGGTGTTAACTTTGTTAAACAGGGCCCGGTGTTAACGCCACCGGCAGGGATCCAGCACTTCCGCGATCCTAAAGTCTGGCATGAAGCCGGTGAGTGGTGGATGGTTTTGGGCGCCAAAGAGAATGGTCTCGGCCAGGTACGTTTATATCGCTCCCCCGACCTGCGTAACTGGCAATTTGAACGGGTGGTTGCAGCAGCGAATTCGCTGGCTCAAGGGTATATGTGGGAATGTCCGGATATGTTCCCGCTGGGAGAACAGCATATCCTGCTCTTCTCGCCACAAGGGCTGGCTGCCCAGGGTTACCGCAACCGTAACCGCTTCCAGAGTGGTTATCTGTTGGGGAGCTGGCGCCCTGAAGACGATTTTGCTATCGCCCAACCCTTCTGTGAGCTGGATGCGGGGCATGATTTTTATGCACCGCAAACCTTCACCGCAGCGGATGGTCGTCGCATGCTGTTTGCCTGGATGGACATGTGGGAATCCCCAATGCCCAGCAAAGCACACGGTTGGGCTGGCGCACTGACGCTGCCACGTGAACTCACGTTGAGTGCGCAGGGGAAAGTACTGATGAATCCGGCGCGTGAACTGACGGCGCTGCGGGGCGAAAAACAACTGTTTGGTGCCACACAGTGCCGTAATCAGCGGCATCTGTTGGGCGATAATCTGCAAGAACTCACGCTGACGGTGGATCTTGCCGCCAGCGACGCGGAGCGCTATGGCATCACCATTGGCCAGGCAGCCCGGCTGTATGTCGATAATCAATCTCACCGCCTGGTGTTAGAACGCTTCAGCCCTGACCCTGCCCTGTGTAGCTACCGTAGTGTGCCGCTGCCAGAAGGTAATGTGCTGACACTGCACATTTTTGTCGACCGTTCTTCATTGGAAGTGTTTGCCAATCAAGGTGAGGCCTGCTTAACCAGCCGCATCTACCCACAACAGGGGGATAGCAACGTCGGCCTGTTTGCCGAGGCAGGATGCGCTCAGTTCGGCCAGATTGAAGCCTGGACGTTGAACGCTATCTGTCAGTAA
- a CDS encoding ASCH domain-containing protein — protein sequence MAVPEKYENLERWAFGDTAEQADELVKLVLNGVKTATCSNLDGEGIPQPGDVFVVVDGKNEPVCAIALTKVEMSTYEQVDEAHALAEGEGDRTLAYWRKEHKRFFEEYDLFSPDMTLVLMHFKVIETF from the coding sequence ATGGCTGTTCCTGAGAAGTATGAAAATTTAGAGCGCTGGGCGTTCGGCGATACCGCAGAGCAGGCGGATGAACTGGTCAAACTGGTACTGAACGGGGTTAAGACCGCTACCTGTTCCAATCTGGATGGCGAAGGTATCCCACAGCCTGGCGATGTTTTTGTGGTCGTTGACGGTAAGAACGAACCCGTTTGTGCCATAGCGTTGACCAAGGTAGAGATGAGTACTTATGAGCAGGTGGATGAAGCCCACGCGCTGGCGGAAGGGGAAGGCGATCGAACCCTGGCCTACTGGCGTAAAGAGCATAAACGCTTTTTCGAAGAGTACGATCTGTTTTCACCGGATATGACGCTGGTACTGATGCACTTTAAGGTTATCGAAACGTTCTGA
- a CDS encoding DUF1480 family protein, which produces MGRTTVKIGSFEVDDAHLTSASEHAEGKTTLAIPCKSDPDLCMQLDGWDEHTSIPAMLDGKQSLLYKQHYDRQADAWVMRLE; this is translated from the coding sequence ATGGGCAGAACCACGGTAAAAATAGGCAGCTTCGAGGTCGATGACGCACATTTAACCTCGGCATCAGAACATGCCGAAGGAAAAACCACCCTCGCCATTCCCTGTAAATCAGACCCCGATCTGTGTATGCAATTAGACGGCTGGGACGAACATACCAGCATCCCGGCGATGCTCGATGGCAAACAGTCGCTGCTGTATAAGCAGCATTATGATCGGCAGGCCGATGCCTGGGTGATGCGCCTGGAGTGA
- a CDS encoding LacI family DNA-binding transcriptional regulator encodes MASLKDVARLAGVSLMTVSRAINEPDKLRPETYRRVKQAIDQLDYVPDLSARRIRGDSSRVKTLGVLALDTATTPFSVEMILSIEKTAREQGWNSFVVNLFADDDAEQTVDLLLAHRPDGVIFTTMGLRQVSLPSKLLDRQLVLANCISPENQVACYIPDDEQGQYDAMREVIARGYRAPLCIHLPENTLAAGLRRSGLERAWSEAGGNVESLHQYHLDLSAGDEHYRDTVTILANHFSPGSKDCDVVVCGNDRVAFLVYQTLLSQGWRIPEQVAVVGYDNMVAIGELFLPPLTTVQLPHYELGRRAALHVINQLTHKETVQIACPLLVRDSL; translated from the coding sequence ATGGCCTCGCTGAAAGACGTAGCTAGACTTGCCGGTGTCTCGTTGATGACGGTTTCCCGAGCCATCAACGAGCCCGATAAATTGCGGCCAGAGACCTACCGGCGTGTCAAGCAGGCGATTGACCAACTGGACTATGTTCCGGACCTCTCGGCACGCCGTATTCGAGGGGATAGCAGCAGGGTGAAAACCCTTGGCGTGCTGGCGCTGGACACGGCGACGACGCCATTCTCGGTAGAGATGATCCTGTCGATTGAAAAAACCGCGCGTGAGCAGGGGTGGAACAGTTTTGTGGTTAACCTGTTTGCCGATGACGACGCGGAACAGACCGTCGATCTGTTATTGGCACATCGGCCTGATGGGGTGATTTTCACCACCATGGGGTTACGCCAGGTTTCACTCCCCAGCAAATTACTCGATCGACAACTGGTGCTGGCAAACTGTATCAGCCCGGAGAATCAGGTTGCCTGTTATATTCCCGATGATGAGCAGGGGCAGTACGATGCCATGCGAGAGGTTATCGCCCGGGGTTATCGGGCGCCATTGTGTATTCATCTGCCTGAGAACACTTTGGCAGCGGGATTGCGGCGCAGCGGATTGGAGCGAGCCTGGTCTGAAGCGGGCGGTAATGTGGAATCACTGCATCAATATCATCTTGACCTCAGTGCGGGGGATGAGCATTACCGTGACACTGTCACTATTTTGGCTAACCACTTTTCTCCTGGCAGTAAAGACTGTGACGTGGTGGTGTGTGGCAACGATCGCGTAGCCTTTCTGGTTTATCAGACCTTGTTGTCGCAGGGATGGCGAATTCCTGAGCAGGTAGCGGTGGTAGGGTATGACAACATGGTGGCGATCGGTGAACTGTTCCTGCCCCCGCTGACGACCGTGCAGTTGCCCCATTACGAACTCGGGCGCCGGGCAGCCTTACATGTGATTAACCAACTTACGCACAAGGAAACGGTGCAGATTGCCTGCCCATTGCTGGTACGAGACTCACTGTAA
- a CDS encoding spore coat U domain-containing protein, whose protein sequence is MGFYPCAVAGLTLLFCPLSLALPTQTFQVSANIVNGCLVQGSNTGVFGAINFGTYPGTSKAQVNASYVQNAAITLVCTPGTNLQMSIDGGVNYSTGRNLKLSGNTNLVPYNIYNSATNVAIPVNQAVPVTFTNANNIVLPLYGQLTLGGNSYAGSYADTLTVTLSW, encoded by the coding sequence ATGGGGTTTTATCCCTGCGCTGTCGCAGGACTGACGTTATTATTTTGCCCTCTATCTTTGGCATTACCGACCCAGACCTTTCAGGTCTCTGCCAATATTGTTAACGGGTGCCTGGTTCAGGGGAGTAATACCGGCGTATTTGGGGCGATTAACTTTGGCACTTACCCTGGAACCTCCAAGGCTCAGGTTAATGCCAGCTATGTACAAAATGCAGCGATTACGTTGGTTTGTACGCCGGGCACCAATCTGCAGATGAGCATTGATGGCGGGGTTAATTACAGCACGGGACGGAACCTGAAGCTTAGCGGTAATACCAATTTGGTTCCTTATAATATTTATAATAGCGCTACCAATGTCGCGATCCCGGTTAATCAGGCCGTGCCAGTAACCTTTACCAATGCGAATAATATTGTGCTGCCACTCTATGGCCAACTTACGCTTGGGGGGAATTCCTATGCGGGAAGCTACGCAGACACGCTGACGGTGACGCTCTCATGGTAA
- a CDS encoding spore coat protein U domain-containing protein, which yields MKKYGFIAGAGLVLCMVNPVLAGTTTGTISASLVLTAGCVVNGGTGTSGLNLGTLNFGTYNAQTFTGATATLASTPDNAIAVKCSPGSTYTIKVTGSNAVPSGAVYGTVPTTGPRYLVGTTNTTQGVAYLLSLSSSFAPAGTIVNGTAFPAATTTDPTYGDLYPIYGQITGVTNNENIRADTYADNIQVEIDY from the coding sequence ATGAAAAAATACGGTTTTATAGCCGGTGCTGGCTTAGTGTTATGTATGGTCAATCCCGTCTTGGCAGGGACGACTACCGGTACTATTAGCGCCTCGTTGGTACTCACTGCGGGGTGTGTCGTCAATGGCGGTACAGGAACATCGGGTTTGAATTTGGGGACCCTTAACTTCGGTACCTATAACGCGCAGACATTTACCGGTGCCACTGCCACGCTAGCCAGTACGCCTGATAACGCCATAGCGGTAAAATGCTCCCCTGGTTCAACGTATACCATAAAGGTCACCGGTAGTAATGCCGTGCCGAGTGGTGCCGTTTATGGCACGGTGCCGACGACGGGGCCGCGCTATCTGGTAGGGACCACGAATACCACGCAAGGGGTGGCTTACCTACTTTCCCTGTCTTCCAGTTTTGCGCCGGCGGGCACTATTGTTAACGGTACTGCTTTTCCTGCCGCGACCACGACAGACCCCACTTACGGCGATCTTTATCCTATTTATGGGCAAATCACGGGTGTGACCAATAACGAAAATATTAGGGCGGATACTTATGCCGACAACATCCAGGTCGAAATTGACTATTAA
- a CDS encoding molecular chaperone, which yields MWYQKTVFRLMASWLLLVISGNVQASKVLIWPIDPIIANDQSATTLWIENHGTEPVLMQVRALGWLQEGGNEGYRQQQEVIVSPPIVQVEAGKKQLVRLIKNTPPAARREAAYRILVDEIPKPASGSGIHFQMRYSIPLFVYGDGLSYNAGTQAKEKNQKADALSQPHLSWQLVKAQGKTLLQVTNQGNIHARLSDVRLQQGHKVVNIADGLLGYVLANSTRSWPVEIASSSSAGSLVMRVNSDKEAKPYLSGSQ from the coding sequence ATGTGGTATCAAAAAACGGTATTCCGGCTAATGGCCAGCTGGCTGCTGCTGGTTATTTCAGGAAACGTACAGGCCAGTAAAGTCCTTATCTGGCCGATAGATCCTATTATCGCCAACGATCAGAGTGCGACCACGCTATGGATTGAAAACCATGGGACCGAACCGGTTTTAATGCAGGTTCGGGCGCTGGGTTGGCTGCAGGAAGGGGGCAATGAAGGTTATCGGCAACAGCAGGAGGTGATTGTCAGCCCACCGATCGTACAGGTTGAGGCAGGTAAAAAACAGCTGGTCCGCCTGATCAAGAATACGCCACCGGCTGCGCGCCGGGAGGCGGCCTATCGTATTCTAGTGGATGAAATCCCCAAACCCGCTAGCGGCTCAGGCATTCACTTCCAAATGCGTTATTCCATTCCGCTGTTTGTTTACGGTGATGGCCTCAGCTATAACGCCGGAACGCAGGCAAAGGAAAAAAACCAAAAGGCGGATGCACTGAGTCAACCTCATTTGAGTTGGCAATTGGTCAAGGCGCAGGGCAAGACTCTGCTACAGGTGACCAACCAGGGTAATATTCATGCGCGGCTAAGCGATGTTCGCCTTCAGCAGGGGCATAAGGTGGTCAACATTGCTGACGGACTCTTGGGCTATGTTCTCGCCAACTCTACGCGCAGTTGGCCAGTTGAGATTGCCTCTTCATCTTCCGCAGGTTCGCTGGTGATGCGCGTGAATAGCGACAAGGAAGCCAAACCTTATCTCTCAGGCTCTCAATGA